A genomic region of Herbaspirillum sp. DW155 contains the following coding sequences:
- a CDS encoding LysR family transcriptional regulator has product MELRHLRYFLAVAEQRSFTRAAEKVGIGQPPLSMQIKDLEEEIGGALFRRTSHGVELSEVGRVFLPHAQKAVDDAEQALRAARQAASGEAGLLRMGFTSSAVFHPQVSHALQQFRERHRKLEISLSEGITEQLLADIAASQLDAAFVRIVTTPSAELGVVELPAEKLKVALPRSHPLARRKSLRLQDLAEENFIMVPRGKGSALYDSIFSACQAAGFDPQVIQLAPQLTSAINLVAAGLGISIVPEAIEQVQLAQVRYIDIREPAPRAQLSLAYHRQSIAAARFAAHLQRSLKRGMHDK; this is encoded by the coding sequence ATGGAACTCCGACACCTCCGCTATTTCCTCGCCGTGGCCGAACAACGCAGCTTCACCCGTGCTGCCGAGAAGGTCGGCATTGGCCAGCCGCCGCTGTCGATGCAGATCAAGGATCTGGAAGAAGAGATCGGTGGCGCCCTGTTCCGGCGCACTTCGCATGGGGTGGAACTCTCCGAGGTCGGGCGGGTGTTCCTGCCCCATGCGCAGAAGGCCGTGGACGATGCCGAGCAGGCGCTGCGCGCAGCCCGGCAGGCCGCCAGCGGCGAAGCGGGTTTGCTGCGCATGGGCTTTACGTCCTCGGCGGTGTTTCATCCGCAGGTCTCGCATGCCCTGCAGCAGTTCCGCGAGCGCCACCGCAAGCTGGAGATTTCATTGAGCGAAGGGATCACCGAGCAGTTGCTGGCCGATATCGCCGCCTCCCAGCTGGATGCCGCTTTCGTGCGCATCGTGACGACGCCCTCGGCAGAGCTTGGCGTGGTCGAGCTGCCCGCTGAAAAACTGAAGGTGGCGTTGCCGCGCTCGCATCCGCTGGCGCGGCGCAAGTCGCTGCGTCTGCAGGATCTGGCCGAGGAGAATTTCATCATGGTCCCGCGCGGCAAGGGCTCGGCGCTCTATGACAGCATCTTCAGCGCCTGCCAGGCCGCCGGGTTTGATCCGCAGGTGATTCAGCTGGCGCCGCAACTGACCTCGGCCATCAACCTGGTGGCCGCCGGCCTGGGCATTTCCATCGTTCCCGAGGCCATCGAACAGGTGCAGCTGGCGCAGGTGCGCTACATCGACATCCGCGAGCCGGCGCCGCGCGCGCAACTGTCGCTGGCATATCACCGGCAATCGATTGCGGCGGCGCGCTTTGCGGCGCACCTGCAGCGTTCGCTCAAGCGCGGCATGCATGACAAATGA
- a CDS encoding DUF6587 family protein, which translates to MNHTLWWQYAIIAALVVASALYMLRKLVPAASWRWQARLASWLIRRRAGAWRAMGRRLLPPARAGGCGGGACDGCGDSGDALPPLEQKIRFHRRR; encoded by the coding sequence ATGAATCACACGCTGTGGTGGCAATACGCGATCATCGCCGCGCTGGTGGTCGCCAGTGCGCTCTACATGCTGCGCAAGCTGGTGCCGGCTGCGAGCTGGCGCTGGCAGGCGCGGCTGGCCAGTTGGCTGATACGGCGTCGTGCAGGCGCATGGCGGGCAATGGGGAGGCGGCTGTTGCCGCCCGCCAGGGCCGGGGGCTGTGGCGGTGGCGCCTGTGATGGCTGTGGTGACAGCGGCGACGCGCTGCCGCCGCTGGAACAGAAGATCCGGTTTCATCGCCGCCGCTGA
- a CDS encoding ferrous iron transporter B, producing the protein MSSSALNIALVGNPNCGKTALFNQLTGARQKVANYAGVTVERKSGAFTAPSGRQVRVVDLPGAYSLQSVSPDERVTQAVLAGRYPGEAVPDLIVCVADATNLRLHLRFVLEVRRLGRPMVLALNMMDAAARRGMRIDVAALSQRLGMPVVETIAVQRGGARALVAAIDAGSSVPAPSVPTPADLHVEVRSLLADTVMMPAPTDRRDDAIDRVALHPVFGVLLLALTMFLVFQAVYAIGKPMTDAIADGFGTLGGAAGAWLPEGPLRGLLTDGLLAGLGTVLGFLPQILVLFFFILLLEESGYLPRAAFVLDKLMVSVGLSGRSFIPLLSSFACAIPGIMGTRSITDPRDRIATILVAPLMTCSARLPVYALLISAFIPHRPVLGVFNLQGLALFCLYVAGIAAAMLVAWVAKRIGHSRQERALLMELPSYRLPHWRDIGLGLWERGTIFLKRLTGVMLALTVLMWAICTFPSPPADATRAAIDYSIAGYIGHSLQVLFAPLGFNWQISLSLIPAFAARETAVATLATVYAVGGDEGAALQSALASHISLASALSLMVWFAFAPQCMSTLAIIRRETQSWRMVALSFGYMFVLAYTASFLTFHMARWLA; encoded by the coding sequence ATGAGCAGCAGCGCCCTCAACATCGCCCTGGTCGGCAATCCCAACTGCGGCAAGACCGCCCTCTTCAACCAGTTGACCGGCGCTCGCCAGAAGGTGGCCAATTACGCCGGCGTGACGGTGGAGCGCAAATCCGGCGCCTTCACCGCCCCCTCGGGGCGGCAGGTGCGCGTGGTCGACCTGCCGGGCGCCTACAGCCTGCAATCGGTCAGTCCTGACGAGCGCGTCACGCAGGCCGTGCTGGCCGGCCGCTACCCCGGCGAGGCGGTGCCGGACCTGATCGTCTGCGTGGCCGATGCCACCAACCTGCGCCTGCATCTGCGTTTCGTGCTGGAAGTGCGGCGCCTGGGTCGTCCCATGGTGCTGGCGCTGAACATGATGGACGCGGCTGCGCGCCGGGGCATGCGCATCGACGTGGCGGCGCTGTCGCAGCGGCTGGGCATGCCGGTCGTCGAGACCATCGCCGTCCAGCGCGGCGGTGCGCGCGCGCTGGTGGCGGCCATCGATGCCGGCTCCTCCGTGCCTGCCCCTTCGGTGCCGACACCGGCCGACCTGCATGTCGAAGTGCGTTCGCTGCTGGCCGATACCGTGATGATGCCGGCCCCGACCGACCGCCGCGACGATGCGATCGATCGCGTCGCCCTGCATCCCGTGTTCGGTGTGCTGTTGCTTGCGCTGACCATGTTCCTGGTGTTCCAGGCGGTCTATGCCATCGGCAAGCCCATGACGGACGCCATCGCCGATGGCTTCGGTACGCTGGGCGGTGCGGCCGGCGCGTGGCTGCCGGAAGGTCCGCTGCGCGGGCTGCTCACCGATGGCCTGCTGGCGGGGCTGGGCACGGTCCTGGGCTTCCTGCCGCAGATCCTGGTGCTGTTCTTCTTCATCCTGCTGCTGGAAGAATCCGGCTACCTGCCGCGCGCGGCCTTCGTGCTGGACAAGCTCATGGTCTCGGTGGGCCTGTCGGGACGTTCCTTCATTCCGCTGCTCTCCAGCTTCGCCTGTGCCATCCCCGGCATCATGGGCACGCGCAGCATCACTGACCCGCGTGACCGGATCGCTACCATCCTGGTAGCACCGCTGATGACCTGTTCTGCGCGCCTGCCGGTCTATGCGTTGCTGATCAGCGCCTTCATTCCCCATCGTCCGGTGCTGGGCGTCTTCAACCTGCAGGGGCTGGCGCTGTTCTGCCTGTATGTGGCGGGGATTGCGGCGGCCATGCTGGTGGCGTGGGTGGCCAAGCGCATCGGCCATTCGCGCCAGGAGCGCGCGTTGTTGATGGAACTGCCCTCCTACCGCCTGCCGCACTGGCGCGATATCGGACTGGGCCTGTGGGAACGCGGCACCATCTTCCTCAAGCGCCTGACCGGCGTCATGCTGGCGCTCACCGTGCTGATGTGGGCCATCTGCACCTTCCCTTCGCCGCCGGCCGATGCCACCCGCGCAGCCATCGACTACTCCATCGCCGGCTATATCGGCCACAGCCTGCAGGTGCTGTTTGCGCCGCTGGGCTTCAACTGGCAGATCAGCCTGTCGCTGATCCCGGCCTTCGCCGCGCGCGAAACGGCGGTCGCCACGCTGGCCACCGTCTATGCAGTGGGCGGTGACGAGGGGGCGGCCCTGCAGAGCGCGCTGGCCTCGCATATCTCGCTGGCCAGTGCCTTGTCGCTGATGGTGTGGTTCGCCTTTGCGCCGCAGTGCATGTCGACCCTGGCCATCATCCGCCGCGAGACGCAATCCTGGCGCATGGTGGCGCTGTCCTTCGGCTACATGTTCGTGCTGGCTTATACGGCGTCGTTCCTGACCTTCCATATGGCGAGGTGGCTGGCATGA
- a CDS encoding IS1182 family transposase, translated as MLKKPTAAQHELEMVTIEMLVPKDHLLRKIDAAVDFEFIREKVAHLYCADNGRPALDPVVLFKLLFIGYLFGIRSERQLIREVQVNVAYRWFAGFRLTDKVPDSSTFSQNRRRRFIDTTVYQDIFDEIVRQAIGRGMVDGRVLYSDSTHLKANANKNKFDYVQVAQTPSAYLAELDAAVDIDRAEHGKKPLKRDDDDEPPTKEIKVSRTDPESGYMVRDDKPKGFFYLDHRTVDAKHCIITDTHVTPASVHDSQPYLARLDRQRQTFGFDVQAVGLDAGYFTPAVCQGLENREISGVMGYRTPNHKPGTFFKRAYEYDAYRDEYICPQGQSLHYSTTNRQGYREYKSKPEQCRGCKVREQCTNSANAVKVVTRHVWERSKEKVDDRRRTEWGKRIYARRKETVERSFADAKQLHGHRYARMRGLRKVAEQCLLAAAAQNMKKIALLVARLRALLPGLNAYASVQKWLQRKMSALLGFCAIDHLQITCA; from the coding sequence ATGCTCAAAAAACCGACAGCCGCCCAGCACGAGTTAGAGATGGTGACCATCGAGATGCTCGTGCCCAAGGACCACCTGCTGCGCAAGATCGACGCGGCGGTGGATTTCGAGTTCATCCGCGAGAAGGTGGCGCATCTGTATTGCGCCGACAATGGCCGCCCGGCACTGGACCCGGTGGTACTCTTCAAGCTCTTGTTCATCGGCTACCTCTTCGGTATCCGCAGCGAGCGCCAGCTCATCCGCGAGGTCCAGGTCAACGTGGCCTATCGCTGGTTTGCCGGATTCCGTCTGACCGACAAGGTGCCGGACTCCTCCACCTTCTCCCAGAACCGGCGCCGCCGCTTCATTGATACCACCGTCTATCAAGACATCTTCGACGAGATCGTGCGCCAGGCCATTGGACGCGGCATGGTCGATGGCCGTGTGCTCTACAGCGACAGCACCCACCTCAAGGCCAACGCCAACAAGAACAAGTTCGACTACGTTCAAGTTGCCCAGACACCCTCGGCCTATCTGGCCGAACTGGATGCGGCTGTGGATATCGACCGTGCCGAGCATGGCAAGAAGCCGCTCAAACGTGACGATGATGATGAGCCGCCCACCAAAGAGATCAAGGTTAGTCGCACCGATCCCGAGAGCGGCTACATGGTGCGCGACGACAAGCCCAAGGGCTTCTTCTACCTGGATCACCGCACCGTCGATGCCAAGCATTGCATCATTACCGATACCCATGTCACGCCCGCCTCAGTCCATGACAGTCAACCTTATCTGGCACGCCTGGATCGTCAGCGCCAGACGTTCGGATTTGATGTACAGGCCGTTGGCCTGGATGCTGGCTATTTCACACCGGCCGTCTGCCAGGGACTGGAGAATCGCGAGATCAGCGGCGTGATGGGCTACCGCACACCCAACCACAAGCCGGGGACATTCTTTAAACGGGCGTATGAGTACGATGCCTACCGTGACGAATACATCTGCCCGCAGGGCCAGTCCTTGCACTACAGCACCACCAATCGGCAGGGGTATCGGGAATACAAATCCAAGCCTGAACAATGCCGGGGCTGCAAGGTACGCGAGCAATGCACCAATAGCGCCAATGCGGTCAAGGTGGTGACGCGCCATGTGTGGGAGCGTTCCAAGGAGAAGGTGGATGATCGGCGTCGTACCGAATGGGGCAAGCGCATCTATGCCCGACGCAAGGAAACGGTAGAACGCAGCTTCGCCGACGCCAAGCAATTGCACGGACATCGCTATGCCCGCATGCGCGGCTTGCGCAAGGTCGCCGAGCAGTGCTTGTTGGCGGCGGCGGCCCAGAACATGAAGAAGATTGCCCTGCTGGTGGCGCGCTTGCGCGCGCTTTTACCGGGCTTGAACGCCTATGCCAGCGTACAAAAGTGGCTACAGAGAAAAATGAGCGCATTGCTTGGCTTCTGCGCCATCGACCATCTGCAAATTACCTGCGCCTGA
- a CDS encoding FeoA family protein → MRLTELAKGIGAIVDHVTDLHAADAVAARLRDLGFVRGEPVRVVASAPFGGDPIVVQIGSTRFALRRAEARRVMLAAREAA, encoded by the coding sequence ATGCGTCTTACTGAACTTGCCAAGGGGATCGGCGCCATCGTCGACCATGTGACCGACCTGCACGCCGCCGATGCGGTCGCTGCGCGCCTGCGCGATCTGGGTTTCGTGCGCGGTGAACCGGTGCGGGTGGTGGCCAGCGCGCCTTTTGGCGGCGACCCCATCGTGGTGCAGATCGGCTCGACGCGTTTTGCGCTGCGCCGCGCCGAAGCCCGGCGCGTGATGCTGGCCGCACGGGAGGCTGCATGA
- a CDS encoding MFS transporter, with product MQSLSDSSATARPAGVSADGALNRATHRPAGGAVRGSAAYRNIVLALFCSGFATFSLLYCVQPLLPAFAREFRIGAASASLALSLSTGFLAISILLAGMVSERYGRKELMFASLATAACCNLLAAVAPDWELILVARALEGIALGGVPAVAMAYLAEEIDAAGLGYAMGLYVGGNAFGGMVGRVAMSTLSEHFGWRHAMLAIGVLDLALAVAFVLMLPASRNFVRNGTMRLRDHLALWQRHLGHARLPLTFGIAALNMGIFATSYNYAGFRLMSPPFSLSATVTGLIFSAYIFGIVSSSWAGALADRYGRAPLVAAGIGTSCLGLFLSCTPWLAVVIAGIVLLTIGFFTTHSAASSWVGRMASSGRGHAASLYLLSYYLGGSVLGSVGGWFWEHAGWNAVAGFMLLQVVTAAWMARCLWRQGRN from the coding sequence ATGCAGTCCCTCTCGGATTCCTCCGCCACCGCCAGGCCGGCTGGCGTCAGCGCCGACGGCGCGCTCAACCGCGCCACCCATCGTCCTGCGGGCGGTGCCGTGCGCGGCTCGGCCGCCTATCGCAACATCGTGCTGGCGCTGTTCTGCTCGGGCTTCGCCACCTTTTCTCTGCTGTACTGCGTGCAACCGCTGCTGCCGGCCTTCGCCCGTGAATTCCGGATCGGCGCGGCCAGTGCCTCGCTGGCGCTGTCCTTGTCCACCGGTTTTCTGGCCATCTCGATCCTGCTGGCGGGGATGGTCTCGGAACGCTACGGCCGCAAGGAACTGATGTTCGCCTCGCTGGCCACGGCCGCCTGCTGCAACCTGCTGGCCGCGGTGGCACCCGACTGGGAGCTGATCCTGGTCGCGCGCGCGCTCGAAGGCATTGCCCTGGGCGGCGTACCGGCAGTCGCCATGGCCTACCTCGCCGAAGAGATCGATGCCGCCGGACTGGGCTATGCCATGGGCCTGTACGTAGGCGGCAATGCCTTTGGCGGCATGGTAGGGCGGGTCGCCATGAGTACGCTGTCCGAACACTTCGGCTGGCGTCATGCCATGCTCGCCATCGGCGTGCTGGACCTCGCGCTGGCGGTGGCCTTCGTGCTGATGCTGCCGGCTTCGCGCAACTTCGTACGCAATGGCACGATGCGGCTGCGCGACCACCTCGCGCTGTGGCAGCGCCACCTCGGCCATGCGCGCCTGCCGCTGACCTTCGGCATCGCCGCGCTGAACATGGGCATCTTCGCCACCTCGTACAACTACGCGGGCTTTCGCCTGATGAGCCCACCGTTCTCGCTCTCGGCCACGGTGACCGGGCTCATCTTCAGCGCCTACATCTTCGGCATCGTCTCCTCCTCGTGGGCGGGTGCCCTGGCTGATCGTTATGGTCGCGCGCCGCTGGTGGCTGCGGGCATCGGCACTTCCTGCCTGGGTCTGTTCCTGAGCTGCACGCCGTGGCTGGCGGTCGTCATCGCGGGCATCGTGCTGCTGACCATCGGATTTTTCACCACGCATTCGGCCGCCAGCAGCTGGGTCGGCCGCATGGCCAGCAGCGGACGCGGACACGCGGCCTCGCTCTATCTGCTGTCCTACTATCTGGGTGGCAGCGTGCTCGGCTCGGTCGGCGGCTGGTTCTGGGAACACGCGGGATGGAATGCCGTGGCCGGGTTCATGCTGTTGCAGGTGGTGACGGCGGCATGGATGGCGCGGTGCTTGTGGCGGCAGGGGCGCAACTGA